The proteins below come from a single Salvelinus alpinus chromosome 18, SLU_Salpinus.1, whole genome shotgun sequence genomic window:
- the LOC139544369 gene encoding GTP-binding protein Di-Ras2 yields the protein MPEQSNDYRVVVFGAGGVGKSSLVLRFVKGTFRDSYIPTVEDTYRQVISCDKSICTLQITDTTGSHQFPAMQRLSISKGHAFILVYSVTSRQSLEELKPIYEQVCQIKGEVETCPIMLVGNKCDETSAREVETTDGDATSKKWKCAFMETSAKTNHNVKELFQELLNLEKRRTVSLQIDGKSKQQKRAEKLKGKCVVM from the coding sequence ATGCCGGAGCAGAGCAACGACTATCGCGTGGTGGTGTTCGGCGCCGGAGGTGTGGGGAAGAGCTCCCTGGTTCTCCGCTTCGTCAAGGGGACCTTCCGCGACAGCTACATCCCCACCGTGGAGGACACATACAGACAGGTGATTAGCTGCGACAAGAGCATCTGCACGCTCCAGATCACAGACACCACAGGCAGCCACCAGTTCCCCGCCATGCAGCGTCTGTCCATCTCCAAGGGCCACGCCTTCATCCTGGTCTACTCTGTCACCAGCCGTCAGTCTCTGGAAGAGCTCAAGCCCATCTACGAGCAGGTGTGTCAGATCAAGGGCGAAGTGGAGACGTGTCCCATCATGCTGGTGGGCAACAAGTGCGACGAGACGTCGGCGCGCGAGGTGGAGACCACGGATGGCGACGCCACGTCCAAGAAGTGGAAGTGCGCCTTCATGGAGACGTCGGCCAAGACCAACCACAACGTCAAGGAGCTCTTCCAGGAGCTGCTCAACCTGGAGAAACGCAGGACTGTCAGCCTCCAGATCGACGGCAAATCGAAGCAGCAGAAACGCGCCGAGAAGCTCAAGGGCAAGTGTGTGGTCATGTGA